The genomic DNA TTAGGCGACACCAAAATACAATGTCTACCAAAAATTTATGGCATAAAGTATTTCATACCAAAACTTAATTACCTGTGGGCCAGAGGTTAACTTGGTGAACATTTCTATTCCATCTTCAACCCAGTCTTTTATATTGCCCACATAGTTTGCGGAACTTGATGCATATGTCCCACTGTAATCAAACCTGAGGAATGGTTGGCTAGAATCTCTGTTGGAATTGCAGAGGTATTACATATCACTAACTTATAATAGTATCAGTATGAGTACACATACAACGTAATTTCACATATGTTGATGTAAAAGTCTGCAGCTGGTATATACCAGAAACAATGTGTTTATTCTCTTTAGCCATGATAACTAAGATGGGAAAAGTATACAAAGGCGAAAAGATAGGTAGTAACGGTAACATGattatgaataaaacagaaaaaaggcAAAACGTTCGTAGTAATCACCGCTGTTCAGTTTAATTCTTTATGAAACTTGTGTAAAAATGTCCTGTGTTATTAGCATGACAAATATAAGCTTGTATTTTTCCGACTATTGTAATATTATCCAATACCTGCATAGTTGCTCCATTGCCAAAGCTTTAGGGCTGTTCATACTGGACATCAATCCAGATAAATACAAAACTCCAGGTTTTTTATTGCCTTTTAGATTTACATAAGCCAACGAAGGCTTACCAATACattctaaatatttaactgCATTCATATTAATGTGTATTCCTACAACAGAAAGAATTTTGTATTTGAAGTCAGGTGTTATAGTGCGATTTTTTTAGTTGCACATACGGTATAATACAACAGTTATTTGAGGGCATTTAAATGTGTTAAAGTATTAttacaatgtaaatatttaaaagtatttattcaATGTATATTCCTACAACAGAAAGAATTTCATATTGAGGTGTTATAGTACGTTTGTTTAGTTGCCCATACGGTATAATACAACAGTTATTCAGGGTTTTTTAAGGTTATTTAAGTATTATTACAATGTCCACACTCCACACACGAAgtgctaaaaattaaaaactaaaaaaaagacAGATTTAAAAAGGGTTAacctttttgtaaaaaagcggcaataattttgatttttgtaaaaggtatattcaattaataaaagacagttttagttttttgcaTTATGTTTTTGATGATTTatag from Ciona intestinalis unplaced genomic scaffold, KH HT000105.2, whole genome shotgun sequence includes the following:
- the LOC101243338 gene encoding mycophenolic acid acyl-glucuronide esterase, mitochondrial-like codes for the protein MNAVKYLECIGKPSLAYVNLKGNKKPGVLYLSGLMSSMNSPKALAMEQLCRDSSQPFLRFDYSGTYASSSANYVGNIKDWVEDGIEMFTKLTSGPQVIVGSSMGAFIMLHIAKRFPEKVVGMIGVSGAFHFIRTARMWRHIFNDDSPXI